In one Myxocyprinus asiaticus isolate MX2 ecotype Aquarium Trade chromosome 1, UBuf_Myxa_2, whole genome shotgun sequence genomic region, the following are encoded:
- the LOC127444199 gene encoding CCAAT/enhancer-binding protein gamma-like: protein MSKQLQQKISNTDQNGVSVIQNQPHNSAVNTAGTAGLQQVPQLVPVSPGGGGKATPPSKMKKSNMDKDSDEYRQRRERNNLAVKKSRMRSKQKAQDTQQRVNELKEENERLEAKIKLLSKELSVLKDLFLEHAHNLADNVQPPASGGGSGDLCNNNNNNNNSGSNGSSQ, encoded by the exons ATGAGCAAGCAGCTGCAACAGAAGATATCCAACACAGATCAGAACGGTGTCAGTGTCATACAGAATCAGCCTCATAACAGTGCCGTGAACACTGCAGGAACAGCAGGGCTACAGCAG GTTCCACAGTTAGTCCCAGTGAGTCCCGGAGGTGGGGGTAAGGCCACACCACCCAGCAAGATGAAGAAGTCCAATATGGATAAAGACAGCGACGAGTACCGCCAACGGAGAGAACGCAACAACCTGGCAGTAAAGAAGAGTCGCATGCGTAGCAAGCAGAAGGCACAGGACACCCAGCAACGTGTCAACGAGCTGAAGGAGGAGAATGAAAGACTGGAGGCCAAAATTAAATTGCTCAGCAAAGAACTGAGCGTGCTCAAAGACCTTTTTCTAGAGCATGCTCATAACCTTGCAGATAACGTGCAGCCCCCTGCTTCTGGTGGAGGCTCTGGAGACctctgcaacaacaacaacaacaacaacaacagtggcaGTAATGGTAGCAGCCAGTGA
- the LOC127444191 gene encoding CCAAT/enhancer-binding protein alpha-like — MEQANLYEVAPRPLMTSLVQSQQNAYIYKDTATAGDLSEICENENSIDISAYIDPSAFNDEFLADLFHNSSKQEKLKLASGEYDYLHGANGTPGAQPMYGCMTNYMDSSKLEPIYDSPARMRPVAIKQEPREEDELGHSMPPTYHHSQHHPPHLSYLQHQIAHCAQTTMHLQPGHPTPPPTPVPSPHHLHNHLPGGSMKMGYRGKSKKHIDKNSTEYRLRRERNNVAVRKSRDKAKMRNVETQQKVIELSADNERLRKRVEHLTRELETLRGIFRQLPDGSFVKAMGNCA, encoded by the coding sequence ATGGAGCAAGCAAACCTCTACGAGGTCGCTCCACGGCCACTGATGACCAGCCTTGTACAGAGCCAGCAAAACGCCTATATCTACAAAGACACCGCCACCGCTGGAGACCTGAGCGAAATCTGCGAGAACGAAAACTCCATCGACATCAGCGCGTACATTGACCCCTCTGCCTTTAACGACGAGTTCCTGGCGGACCTATTCCATAACAGCTCCAAACAAGAAAAACTCAAGCTGGCGAGCGGAGAGTACGATTACCTCCACGGCGCCAATGGCACACCGGGGGCCCAGCCAATGTACGGCTGCATGACCAACTACATGGATTCTTCCAAACTGGAACCGATCTACGACAGTCCGGCACGAATGAGACCTGTAGCCATCAAGCAAGAGCCCCGGGAGGAAGACGAGCTTGGCCACTCGATGCCACCCACATACCACCACTCTCAACACCACCCGCCGCACCTGTCTTACCTTCAGCATCAGATTGCGCACTGTGCGCAAACCACCATGCACCTCCAACCGGGGCATCCCACACCTCCCCCGACCCCCGTGCCCAGTCCGCACCACTTACACAACCACCTGCCGGGGGGCTCCATGAAAATGGGCTATCGGGGAAAATCAAAGAAACACATCGACAAGAACAGCACCGAGTATCGGCTGAGGAGGGAGCGCAACAACGTAGCCGTGCGCAAGAGCCGGGACAAGGCGAAAATGCGCAATGTGGAGACGCAACAAAAAGTGATCGAATTGTCGGCGGATAACGAAAGACTGCGCAAGAGGGTGGAACACCTCACACGAGAACTGGAGACGTTACGGGGCATCTTCAGGCAGCTTCCCGACGGGTCGTTTGTCAAAGCAATGGGCAACTGCGCCTAA